Proteins encoded within one genomic window of Oryza glaberrima chromosome 12, OglaRS2, whole genome shotgun sequence:
- the LOC127756300 gene encoding uncharacterized protein LOC127756300: MEGSLVDEQPVNEDGISVPKSLVDQIRRQRDLEVEEDDLYNDDDDDDTLGQYDSENECTIMIPNDDEPLLTDIEKERAKNIMRIDQRMQQLGIKRLSEIVKQSYARKKPSKNRNKNDQLSESTELEAMAPSVAVIGTTTKRVLAPNNLEQTRCTRQSVMREKEAAALRLIGATEVPPPVLDSTSIQNDEEMDITVEGTLTASTQVDHRGASMGIELDSITRGLGTRIPIVIKEGKRRPEAPMQAAKLASEGGIIVRQHVPILTSWKEYKKDKVQFKDQLDNFIGKLSVNLSLTGEKENDVTSACADMLKSGTRQMRYRLKQKYFDGVLANQVRTTSPCSSMTDEQWRKLVDMWSNPKHKEKCAKLKQNRENVKFHQYTGSRSYIAAAYVAKQEKYKDTEPTAIDLFKLTHCSKTKGFSDDAKKAADDMEAILRRPVHEGEQEMTCTDIVAQVLTKSSTFLRNVGLQQPVAAPKSISQQMQELQAQLEAEKEESAGLRQKVQRLEAQAEESEAKAQKQAEEIENLKKAITNTQKSAADTQNLIRQMIAFGQTQAVGFIWVICEWSLV, translated from the exons ATGGAAGGATCTCTGGTCGACGAACAACCAGTCAACGAAGATGGTATAAGTGTACCAAAGTCCCTAGTTGATCAGATTCGCAGGCAACGGGATCTGGAAGTTGAAGAAGATGACCTGTAcaatgatgatgacgatgatgatacCTTAGGGCAGTATGATAGTGAAAATGAATGTACAATTATGATCCCTAATGATGATG AACCACTGTTAACTGACATTGAGAAGGAGAGGGCTAAGAATATCATGAGGATCGATCAGAGGATGCAACAGTTGGGTATCAAAAGACTATCAGAAATTGTTAAGCAGTCATATGCTAGGAAGAAACCAAGTAAAAACAGGAACAAAAATGACCAGCTTAGTGAAAGCACTGAACTTGAG GCTATGGCACCATCTGTTGCTGTAATAGGAACAACTACAAAGAGGGTCCTGGCACCTAACAATTTGGAACAAACAAGGTGCACCAGGCAGAGTGTCATGAGAGAAAAAGAAGCAGCTGCGCTAAGACTAATTGGAGCAACAGAGGTGCCACCACCAGTACTAGATTCTACTTCTATCCAGAATGATGAAGAGATGGACATTACAGTAGAAG GCACCCTAACGGCAAGTACACAAGTGGACCATCGGGGAGCAAGTATGGGCATAGAACTGGATAGCATAACCAGAGGTTTAGGGACTAGGATACCAATTGTTATAAAGGAAGGGAAAAGAAGGCCCGAGGCACCTATGCAGGCTGCAAAGTTGGCTTCTGAGGGTGGGATCATAGTCAGGCAGCATGTACCCATACTTACAAGTTGGAAAGAATACAAGAAGGACAAAGTCCAATTCAAGGACCAATTGGACAACTTCATTGGCAAACTATCT GTAAACTTAAGCTTGACTGGTGAAAAGGAGAATGATGTAACTTCAGCGTGTGCTGACATGCTAAAGAGTGGAACACGCCAAATGAGGTATAGGCTCAAGCAGAAATACTTCGATGGGGTACTGGCAAATCAAGTTAGGACTACATCACCATGTTCGTCTATGACTGATGAACAATGGAGAAAATTGGTAGACATGTGGTCAAACCCAAAACACAAG GAAAAATGTGCAAAGCTCAAACAGAACCGTGAAAATGTTAAGTTTCACCAGTATACTGGATCTCGGTCTTACATTGCAGCAGCCTACGTCGCG AAGCAAGAAAAATACAAAGATACAGAGCCCACTGCAATTGATCTATTCAAGTTGACGCATTGCAGCAAAACTAAGGGTTTTAGTGATGATGCCAAGAAAGCTGCA GATGATATGGAAGCCATTTTGAGAAGACCAGTACATGAAGGGGAGCAGGAAATGACTTGCACAGATATTGTTGCCCAAGTGTTGACAAAGTCAAGCACATTCCTTCGTAATGTGGGACTTCAACAGCCTGTTGCCGCTCCAAAATCTATTTCACAGCAGATGCAGGAGCTACAAGCACAATTGGAGGCTGAGAAGGAAGAATCTGCAGGACTTCGCCAAAAGGTCCAGAGGTTGGAAGCCCAGGCAGAAGAATCTGAGGCAAAAGCTCAGAAACAAGCTGAGGAGATTGAGAACCTAAAGAAGGCAATAACAAATACTCAGAAGTCAGCAGCAGATACTCAGAACCTCATTCGACAGATGATAGCATTTGGACAGACTCAG GCTGTTGGATTCATTTGGGTGATCTGTGAATGGAGTTTGGTGTGA
- the LOC127756453 gene encoding uncharacterized protein LOC127756453 isoform X1, which produces MERTWMNCKLFSKEHREGVTEFMDFVSKNLSGSQKILCPCRKCLNRLHQYKGHVEDDLLMYGMSNTYTRWIHHGEQLVMVTGNVEHLNEDIGCNVEHLNEDVSCNVEFEMNEPPDDPEDDQMYRMVQDLYPDQNHGPRTKSKFATILEEMKQVLHPGGPYTRFSFVVKLLHIKSFYRISNVAFSAFLDLLSSAFPNCSLPASYAEAKNFIRALGLGYESIHVCPNNCVLFRKELAKKDACPICGASRWKDADSRRKIPGKVLRHFPLIPRLKRMFGSKELSAEAQWHKLKRKPVDNEFSHPADGEAWKDFDRKYEWFANDARNVRLGLATDGFNPFGKMSSSYSMWPVFLIPYNFPPWQCMEQSNFMMCLLIPGPTCPGKDMDLFLQPLVEELLNLWSGVPTLDALTGKEFDLHAAITWCIHDYPALSTLSGRVTRGYYACVRCDKNPCYKRLRNKICYIGHRRFLPVDHIWRRKKDFNGQTEERAQSEEFTQDELMQQLARVEHVRPRNHPNNKKRKRVEEGQCWKRRSTLWDLPYWSNLKLRHNLDVMHIEKNICEALLGTFLDIAGKSNDSITARLDLEDMGIRKNLHLKDDGNSSCTAPHAPYVMTKAQRKAFCAFIKNVKFPDGYASNLARCVSVDECKVQALKTHDCHILLQRILPAGLRGIMHKEIYEAIAELGNFFQQICAKKLKLDALNKMRGEIPIILCKLEKIFLPAFFDVMVHLCIHLIDDAILRGPVQYGWMYPVECRLLTLKRFVRNMARPEGSIAEAYVANECLTACSRYFADVDTRHNREGRNKERVPMSRCGLSIFQHGANLLGAPRLTYDEKEYDRMVWYVLNNTKEVEPFIEIYMKDLQTAGSHDVEGNLAKEFPGWFRKHLATRRFVNGEQIDEDLYALASLPLLRVRIFSGCIVDGVRYHTVERESSRRTQNSGVMVEGTHNGEDIDFYGQLKEVIQLQYNSDADSQRTVVLFKCDWFDTCSKKSRMKNDGYFKSISHGSCWYKDDAFILATQATKVFYLDDNKYGEPWKVVQKFLHRHLWNVNEEENDDMQEGGVDLTYQDDE; this is translated from the exons ATGGAAAGAACTTGGATGAATTGTAAGTTGTTTAGCAAGGAGCATCGGGAGGGGGTCACTGAGTTCATGGACTTTGTTTCTAAAAATTTGAGTGGCAGTCAGAAGATATTATGCCCATGTCGTAAGTGTTTGAATCGGTTACATCAATATAAAGGACATGTGGAGGATGACTTACTTATGTACGGGATGTCTAACACATACACTCGGTGGATACATCATGGAGAACAATTGGTCATGGTCACTGGAAATGTTGAGCATTTGAATGAAGATATTGGCTGCAATGTTGAGCATTTGAATGAAGATGTTAGCTGCAATGTTGAATTTGAGATGAATGAGCCTCCGGATGACCCAGAAGATGATCAAATGTACCGTATGGTACAGGATCTGTACCCAGATCAAAATCATGGACCAAGAACAAAGTCAAAGTTTGCCACCATATTAGAAGAGATGAAACAGGTGCTACACCCCGGTGGTCCCTATACTAGGTTTTCTTTTGTGGTGAAGTTGCTCCACATCAAGTCATTTTACAGAATCAGCAATGTTGCATTCAGTGCTTTTTTGGACCTTTTAAGTTCAGCATTTCCAAATTGTTCTCTCCCTGCATCCTATGCTGAAGCAAAGAATTTTATTCGTGCATTAGGACTAGGATATGAGTCAATACATGTGTGTCCGAATAACTGTGTTCTTTTCCGAAAGGAGTTGGCTAAAAAGGATGCATGCCCAATATGTGGTGCTTCAAGATGGAAGGATGCAGATAGCCGAAGGAAGATTCCAGGAAAGGTTCTAAGGCATTTTCCTTTGATTCCAAGGTTGAAGAGGATGTTTGGATCGAAAGAACTTTCAGCTGAGGCACAATGGCACAAGTTGAAGAGGAAACCAGTGGACAATGAGTTTAGCCATCCTGCTGATGGTGAGGCATGGAAAGATTTTGATAGAAAGTATGAATGGTTTGCAAATGATGCACGGAATGTTCGACTTGGCCTCGCTACCGATGGGTTTAATCCATTTGGGAAGATGAGCTCCTCATATAGCATGTGGCCAGTATTTCTTATCCCTTACAACTTTCCTCCGTGGCAATGTATGGAGCAATCCAACTTCATGATGTGCCTACTTATTCCTGGTCCGACATGCCCTGGAAAGGATATGGATCTCTTCCTGCAGCCACTGGTTGAAGAATTGTTAAATCTTTGGAGTGGTGTCCCTACTTTGGATGCATTGACCGGCAAAGAATTTGATCTTCACGCTGCAATCACATGGTGCATTCATGATTATCCAGCATTGAGCACACTTTCAGGTAGAGTAACTAGAGGCTACTATGCTTGCGTTCGTTGTGATAAAAATCCTTGCTACAAAAGACTTAGGAACAAGATTTGCTACATTGGCCATCGCCGTTTTCTTCCAGTGGACCATATTTGGAGGAGAAAGAAAGATTTTAATGGTCAGACTGAAGAACGTGCGCAATCGGAAGAATTTACTCAGGATGAGTTGATGCAGCAATTGGCGAGGGTGGAACATGTAAGACCTAGGAACCATCCTAATaacaaaaagagaaagagggTAGAAGAAGGTCAATGTTGGAAGCGCAGGTCGACTCTGTGGGATTTGCCATATTGGTCTAATTTAAAGCTACGACACAATCTTGATGTTATGCATATCGAGAAAAATATATGTGAGGCCCTTCTTGGTACATTTCTCGACATCGCAGGCAAGTCAAATGACTCTATTACTGCGAGGCTCGATTTAGAAGATATGGGCATAAGGAAAAATTTACACTTGAAGGATGATGGGAATTCATCATGCACTGCTCCACATGCTCCATATGTGATGACTAAAGCCCAGAGAAAAGCTTTCTGTGCTTTCATAAAAAATGTCAAATTCCCAGATGGATATGCCTCCAACTTAGCAAGGTGTGTTAGTGTTGATGAATGCAAAGTACAGGCATTGAAAACTCACGACTGTCATATCCTTCTGCAAAGGATATTACCAGCCGGTCTCCGAGGAATCATGCATAAGGAAATATATGAAGCAATTGCTGAATTAGGTAACTTTTTCCAGCAAATTTGTGCTAAGAAATTGAAGTTAGATGCTTTGAACAAGATGAGAGGTGAAATCCCAATAATATTGTGCAAGCTTGAGAAGATTTTCCTGCCTGCCTTTTTTGATGTGATGGTGCACTTATGCATTCATTTAATCGATGATGCAATCCTAAGAGGTCCAGTTCAATATGGATGGATGTACCCTGTAGAGTGTAGGTTGCTGACCTTGAAACGCTTTGTAAGGAACATGGCAAGGCCTGAGGGCTCCATTGCAGAGGCATATGTCGCAAATGAGTGCTTGACTGCTTGCTCAAGGTATTTTGCTGATGTTGACACTAGGCACAATCGTGAGGGTAGGAACAAAGAGCGTGTTCCTATGAGTAGATGTGGTTTATCTATTTTCCAGCATGGAGCAAATCTGTTGGGGGCACCAAGGCTTACATATGATGAGAAGGAGTATGATAGGATGGTTTGGTATGTCCTTAACAATACTAAGGAGGTCGAGCCATTTATAGA GATTTACATGAAGGATTTACAAACTGCTGGCAGTCATGATGTTGAGGGGAACCTTGCTAAGGAATTTCCGGGATGGTTTAGGAAACAT CTTGCTACTCGGAGGTTTGTGAATGGAGAACAAATCGATGAAGACCTATATGCATTGGCAAGTCTACCACTTCTTAGAGTTCGTATATTTTCAGGATGTATTGTTGATGGTGTCCGATATCACACCGTGGAACGTGAGAGCAGTAGAAGAACACAAAACAGTGGAGTTATGGTTGAGGGCACACATAATGGAGAAGATATAGACTTTTATGGTCAGCTGAAAGAAGTAATACAGTTGCAGTACAACTCTGACGCTGACAGTCAAAGGACAGTGGTGTTATTCAAGTGTGATTGGTTTGATACCTGTAGCAAAAAGTCTAGGATGAAGAATGATGGATATTTCAAAAGCATCAGCCATGGAAGTTGTTGGTACAAGGATGATGCTTTCATTCTTGCCACACAGGCAACAAAGGTTTTCTACTTGGATGATAACAAGTATGGTGAACCCTGGAAAgttgttcaaaaatttttgcATCGGCACTTGTGGAATGTGAATGAGGAGGAAAATGATGACATGCAAGAGGGAGGGGTTGATCTGACATACCAAGATGATGAGTAG
- the LOC127756453 gene encoding uncharacterized protein LOC127756453 isoform X2, with product MNCKLFSKEHREGVTEFMDFVSKNLSGSQKILCPCRKCLNRLHQYKGHVEDDLLMYGMSNTYTRWIHHGEQLVMVTGNVEHLNEDIGCNVEHLNEDVSCNVEFEMNEPPDDPEDDQMYRMVQDLYPDQNHGPRTKSKFATILEEMKQVLHPGGPYTRFSFVVKLLHIKSFYRISNVAFSAFLDLLSSAFPNCSLPASYAEAKNFIRALGLGYESIHVCPNNCVLFRKELAKKDACPICGASRWKDADSRRKIPGKVLRHFPLIPRLKRMFGSKELSAEAQWHKLKRKPVDNEFSHPADGEAWKDFDRKYEWFANDARNVRLGLATDGFNPFGKMSSSYSMWPVFLIPYNFPPWQCMEQSNFMMCLLIPGPTCPGKDMDLFLQPLVEELLNLWSGVPTLDALTGKEFDLHAAITWCIHDYPALSTLSGRVTRGYYACVRCDKNPCYKRLRNKICYIGHRRFLPVDHIWRRKKDFNGQTEERAQSEEFTQDELMQQLARVEHVRPRNHPNNKKRKRVEEGQCWKRRSTLWDLPYWSNLKLRHNLDVMHIEKNICEALLGTFLDIAGKSNDSITARLDLEDMGIRKNLHLKDDGNSSCTAPHAPYVMTKAQRKAFCAFIKNVKFPDGYASNLARCVSVDECKVQALKTHDCHILLQRILPAGLRGIMHKEIYEAIAELGNFFQQICAKKLKLDALNKMRGEIPIILCKLEKIFLPAFFDVMVHLCIHLIDDAILRGPVQYGWMYPVECRLLTLKRFVRNMARPEGSIAEAYVANECLTACSRYFADVDTRHNREGRNKERVPMSRCGLSIFQHGANLLGAPRLTYDEKEYDRMVWYVLNNTKEVEPFIEIYMKDLQTAGSHDVEGNLAKEFPGWFRKHLATRRFVNGEQIDEDLYALASLPLLRVRIFSGCIVDGVRYHTVERESSRRTQNSGVMVEGTHNGEDIDFYGQLKEVIQLQYNSDADSQRTVVLFKCDWFDTCSKKSRMKNDGYFKSISHGSCWYKDDAFILATQATKVFYLDDNKYGEPWKVVQKFLHRHLWNVNEEENDDMQEGGVDLTYQDDE from the exons ATGAATTGTAAGTTGTTTAGCAAGGAGCATCGGGAGGGGGTCACTGAGTTCATGGACTTTGTTTCTAAAAATTTGAGTGGCAGTCAGAAGATATTATGCCCATGTCGTAAGTGTTTGAATCGGTTACATCAATATAAAGGACATGTGGAGGATGACTTACTTATGTACGGGATGTCTAACACATACACTCGGTGGATACATCATGGAGAACAATTGGTCATGGTCACTGGAAATGTTGAGCATTTGAATGAAGATATTGGCTGCAATGTTGAGCATTTGAATGAAGATGTTAGCTGCAATGTTGAATTTGAGATGAATGAGCCTCCGGATGACCCAGAAGATGATCAAATGTACCGTATGGTACAGGATCTGTACCCAGATCAAAATCATGGACCAAGAACAAAGTCAAAGTTTGCCACCATATTAGAAGAGATGAAACAGGTGCTACACCCCGGTGGTCCCTATACTAGGTTTTCTTTTGTGGTGAAGTTGCTCCACATCAAGTCATTTTACAGAATCAGCAATGTTGCATTCAGTGCTTTTTTGGACCTTTTAAGTTCAGCATTTCCAAATTGTTCTCTCCCTGCATCCTATGCTGAAGCAAAGAATTTTATTCGTGCATTAGGACTAGGATATGAGTCAATACATGTGTGTCCGAATAACTGTGTTCTTTTCCGAAAGGAGTTGGCTAAAAAGGATGCATGCCCAATATGTGGTGCTTCAAGATGGAAGGATGCAGATAGCCGAAGGAAGATTCCAGGAAAGGTTCTAAGGCATTTTCCTTTGATTCCAAGGTTGAAGAGGATGTTTGGATCGAAAGAACTTTCAGCTGAGGCACAATGGCACAAGTTGAAGAGGAAACCAGTGGACAATGAGTTTAGCCATCCTGCTGATGGTGAGGCATGGAAAGATTTTGATAGAAAGTATGAATGGTTTGCAAATGATGCACGGAATGTTCGACTTGGCCTCGCTACCGATGGGTTTAATCCATTTGGGAAGATGAGCTCCTCATATAGCATGTGGCCAGTATTTCTTATCCCTTACAACTTTCCTCCGTGGCAATGTATGGAGCAATCCAACTTCATGATGTGCCTACTTATTCCTGGTCCGACATGCCCTGGAAAGGATATGGATCTCTTCCTGCAGCCACTGGTTGAAGAATTGTTAAATCTTTGGAGTGGTGTCCCTACTTTGGATGCATTGACCGGCAAAGAATTTGATCTTCACGCTGCAATCACATGGTGCATTCATGATTATCCAGCATTGAGCACACTTTCAGGTAGAGTAACTAGAGGCTACTATGCTTGCGTTCGTTGTGATAAAAATCCTTGCTACAAAAGACTTAGGAACAAGATTTGCTACATTGGCCATCGCCGTTTTCTTCCAGTGGACCATATTTGGAGGAGAAAGAAAGATTTTAATGGTCAGACTGAAGAACGTGCGCAATCGGAAGAATTTACTCAGGATGAGTTGATGCAGCAATTGGCGAGGGTGGAACATGTAAGACCTAGGAACCATCCTAATaacaaaaagagaaagagggTAGAAGAAGGTCAATGTTGGAAGCGCAGGTCGACTCTGTGGGATTTGCCATATTGGTCTAATTTAAAGCTACGACACAATCTTGATGTTATGCATATCGAGAAAAATATATGTGAGGCCCTTCTTGGTACATTTCTCGACATCGCAGGCAAGTCAAATGACTCTATTACTGCGAGGCTCGATTTAGAAGATATGGGCATAAGGAAAAATTTACACTTGAAGGATGATGGGAATTCATCATGCACTGCTCCACATGCTCCATATGTGATGACTAAAGCCCAGAGAAAAGCTTTCTGTGCTTTCATAAAAAATGTCAAATTCCCAGATGGATATGCCTCCAACTTAGCAAGGTGTGTTAGTGTTGATGAATGCAAAGTACAGGCATTGAAAACTCACGACTGTCATATCCTTCTGCAAAGGATATTACCAGCCGGTCTCCGAGGAATCATGCATAAGGAAATATATGAAGCAATTGCTGAATTAGGTAACTTTTTCCAGCAAATTTGTGCTAAGAAATTGAAGTTAGATGCTTTGAACAAGATGAGAGGTGAAATCCCAATAATATTGTGCAAGCTTGAGAAGATTTTCCTGCCTGCCTTTTTTGATGTGATGGTGCACTTATGCATTCATTTAATCGATGATGCAATCCTAAGAGGTCCAGTTCAATATGGATGGATGTACCCTGTAGAGTGTAGGTTGCTGACCTTGAAACGCTTTGTAAGGAACATGGCAAGGCCTGAGGGCTCCATTGCAGAGGCATATGTCGCAAATGAGTGCTTGACTGCTTGCTCAAGGTATTTTGCTGATGTTGACACTAGGCACAATCGTGAGGGTAGGAACAAAGAGCGTGTTCCTATGAGTAGATGTGGTTTATCTATTTTCCAGCATGGAGCAAATCTGTTGGGGGCACCAAGGCTTACATATGATGAGAAGGAGTATGATAGGATGGTTTGGTATGTCCTTAACAATACTAAGGAGGTCGAGCCATTTATAGA GATTTACATGAAGGATTTACAAACTGCTGGCAGTCATGATGTTGAGGGGAACCTTGCTAAGGAATTTCCGGGATGGTTTAGGAAACAT CTTGCTACTCGGAGGTTTGTGAATGGAGAACAAATCGATGAAGACCTATATGCATTGGCAAGTCTACCACTTCTTAGAGTTCGTATATTTTCAGGATGTATTGTTGATGGTGTCCGATATCACACCGTGGAACGTGAGAGCAGTAGAAGAACACAAAACAGTGGAGTTATGGTTGAGGGCACACATAATGGAGAAGATATAGACTTTTATGGTCAGCTGAAAGAAGTAATACAGTTGCAGTACAACTCTGACGCTGACAGTCAAAGGACAGTGGTGTTATTCAAGTGTGATTGGTTTGATACCTGTAGCAAAAAGTCTAGGATGAAGAATGATGGATATTTCAAAAGCATCAGCCATGGAAGTTGTTGGTACAAGGATGATGCTTTCATTCTTGCCACACAGGCAACAAAGGTTTTCTACTTGGATGATAACAAGTATGGTGAACCCTGGAAAgttgttcaaaaatttttgcATCGGCACTTGTGGAATGTGAATGAGGAGGAAAATGATGACATGCAAGAGGGAGGGGTTGATCTGACATACCAAGATGATGAGTAG